Proteins encoded together in one bacterium window:
- a CDS encoding NAD-dependent deacylase yields the protein MRSGGGDPIRQAARFLAGCRNAVALTGAGISVESGIPSFRGAQGLWGKYDPMEYATLHAFMQSPRKVWEMLSEMVSHCGGAVPNAAHNGLAALEGTGIVRAVITQNVDGLHQAAGSRRVIEYHGNMEELICVYCWKRYPTRERWTPGAVPLCDCGEILKPNVVLFGEPIPWLAQEQAEEEARTCGVLLVIGTSAQVSPACDIPRIAKEAGAVVVEINPEPTALTRSVTDIHLQGSASETLRTLTNLISMEIFSEE from the coding sequence GTGCGGTCGGGCGGGGGCGACCCGATCCGGCAGGCGGCCCGCTTCCTCGCCGGGTGTCGTAACGCCGTCGCCCTGACGGGCGCGGGGATCTCGGTGGAGAGCGGCATTCCGTCGTTCCGCGGGGCCCAGGGCCTGTGGGGGAAGTACGACCCGATGGAGTACGCAACCCTACATGCCTTCATGCAGTCCCCCCGCAAGGTATGGGAGATGCTTTCGGAAATGGTCTCCCACTGCGGCGGCGCGGTCCCCAACGCGGCGCACAATGGCTTGGCCGCCCTCGAGGGAACGGGGATCGTGCGCGCCGTCATCACCCAGAACGTGGACGGACTGCATCAGGCCGCGGGTTCCCGCCGGGTGATCGAGTACCACGGAAACATGGAAGAGCTGATCTGCGTGTACTGCTGGAAGCGGTACCCGACGCGGGAGCGGTGGACGCCGGGCGCCGTTCCGCTGTGCGACTGCGGGGAGATCCTCAAGCCCAACGTGGTCCTGTTCGGGGAGCCGATCCCGTGGCTTGCCCAGGAGCAGGCAGAGGAGGAGGCCCGGACCTGCGGCGTCCTCCTCGTGATCGGTACCTCCGCGCAGGTTTCGCCCGCCTGCGACATTCCGCGGATCGCGAAGGAGGCCGGCGCCGTGGTGGTGGAGATCAACCCGGAACCGACCGCACTCACCCGATCCGTGACCGACATTCACCTGCAGGGGAGCGCATCGGAAACCCTCCGGACATTAACTAATTTAATCTCCATGGAAATATTTTCCGAAGAATAG
- a CDS encoding type II secretion system protein, with amino-acid sequence MRGSRGFTLIEIMIVLSIVAIGLVMAIPNLQRWMSRTNAQGFEREVFSELQGARIRSSSGTVRYRLVFDFGAGTTSLQVREAGGWSPVRGPAVQAPFGAGFVSITPSGGAAVTSGLYAFVFNPSGEVYAQSDTADDGTIASIDNAVIRLTGANLQDTASILLYGWTGKARLN; translated from the coding sequence ATGAGAGGTTCTCGAGGATTCACGCTGATCGAGATCATGATCGTCCTTTCGATCGTCGCGATCGGACTGGTGATGGCCATTCCGAATCTTCAGCGGTGGATGTCGCGTACGAACGCCCAGGGATTCGAGAGGGAAGTGTTTTCCGAATTGCAGGGGGCAAGGATCCGGTCCTCGTCCGGAACCGTCCGATACCGGCTGGTGTTCGATTTCGGAGCCGGGACGACTTCCCTCCAGGTGAGGGAAGCCGGCGGGTGGTCACCGGTCAGGGGACCTGCGGTCCAGGCGCCATTCGGGGCCGGGTTTGTGAGCATCACGCCCTCCGGCGGCGCAGCGGTAACCAGCGGCCTATACGCATTCGTGTTCAATCCTTCCGGCGAAGTGTACGCCCAGTCGGACACCGCGGACGACGGCACGATCGCCTCCATCGACAACGCCGTCATCCGCCTGACCGGGGCGAATCTTCAGGACACCGCCTCGATCCTGCTATACGGCTGGACCGGGAAAGCGAGGCTGAACTGA
- a CDS encoding PilX N-terminal domain-containing pilus assembly protein — MKTVRNEQGSAMIITLMLLIILTALGIYAVSISTTEMSMSYQWRSGAVGFNAAESGIYRAFDNVGPALGVTSWSSAGTLPNGGQYTASGELKSMNLAPGNAGNFRMAGYEINATGAAPGSAIQRRLQAVVEYGPMPVGTMY, encoded by the coding sequence ATGAAGACAGTACGGAACGAGCAGGGGAGCGCGATGATCATCACCCTGATGCTGCTCATCATCCTCACGGCGCTGGGGATCTACGCCGTCAGCATATCGACCACCGAAATGAGCATGTCGTACCAGTGGAGATCGGGGGCGGTGGGCTTCAACGCGGCGGAATCCGGAATCTACCGGGCGTTCGACAACGTCGGCCCCGCGCTCGGCGTGACGTCGTGGTCGTCCGCGGGCACGCTCCCGAACGGAGGGCAATATACCGCCTCCGGTGAACTCAAGAGCATGAACCTGGCGCCCGGGAACGCGGGGAATTTCCGGATGGCCGGATACGAGATCAACGCGACCGGGGCGGCGCCCGGATCCGCGATCCAAAGGCGGCTGCAGGCGGTCGTGGAGTACGGGCCGATGCCCGTGGGGACGATGTACTGA
- a CDS encoding SCP2 sterol-binding domain-containing protein codes for MADAAVKGFFDGLSDKLNAKPEKVAGMNCIYQFRIADAAWNVNLADGKAAVAEGESSSPNCTITMAEADFLDLVSGKLNGQMAFLTGKLKVAGDMGLALKLGSFLG; via the coding sequence ATGGCCGATGCGGCGGTGAAGGGGTTCTTCGACGGGTTGTCGGACAAGTTGAACGCGAAGCCGGAAAAGGTCGCCGGGATGAACTGCATCTATCAGTTCCGCATCGCCGACGCCGCCTGGAATGTGAATCTGGCGGACGGGAAGGCCGCGGTCGCGGAAGGGGAGTCTTCCTCCCCGAACTGCACCATCACGATGGCGGAGGCCGATTTCCTCGATCTCGTTTCCGGGAAACTGAACGGGCAGATGGCATTCCTTACCGGCAAATTGAAGGTCGCCGGAGATATGGGGTTGGCTCTCAAGCTGGGGTCGTTCCTCGGGTAG
- the pilV gene encoding type IV pilus modification protein PilV: protein MHRRRNGSSPEAGFSLIEVLVALVILAVGLLSLALLQTTVIKGNAIASKSTVATQVAQDKLEWFRNQPWAGITSSNAGTISDNATAAAVYATLPANPGGDSVLVGGATFYRVWAVTPNAANTLRTVTVWACWADEKAVWHNVMLSTDLANL from the coding sequence ATGCATCGCCGCAGAAACGGATCCTCTCCCGAGGCGGGTTTTTCGCTGATCGAAGTGCTCGTGGCGTTGGTGATCCTCGCCGTCGGCCTGCTGAGTCTTGCGTTGCTTCAGACGACGGTGATCAAGGGAAACGCCATCGCGTCGAAATCGACCGTCGCCACGCAGGTTGCGCAGGACAAGCTGGAGTGGTTCCGGAACCAGCCCTGGGCGGGGATCACATCCTCGAACGCCGGGACGATCAGCGACAATGCGACGGCCGCCGCGGTCTACGCCACCTTGCCCGCGAATCCGGGAGGGGACAGTGTCCTTGTCGGCGGGGCGACTTTCTACAGGGTGTGGGCGGTGACCCCCAACGCGGCGAATACACTCCGGACGGTGACGGTATGGGCATGCTGGGCAGATGAAAAAGCCGTCTGGCACAACGTCATGCTGTCCACCGACCTGGCCAATCTCTGA
- a CDS encoding prepilin-type N-terminal cleavage/methylation domain-containing protein: MRPDLDTAKFRIPRGIPRGRKGSTLIEVMAALAIFSIVLTAAFATFIFQKQSYTTQTRVSEMQQNLRVSVDALFRDIRMGGYGVDSDVNVPLSAVGGAGTATIALRGFQGADGGSSAPDGIYILYSYDMDNTVSAMQPTLATASVTAVNSGTVTVSVTPGTGTRFASGDLVLLNNGSTADLYQVTASDNNSVTFGSSPAINANGHTSNVYDAGSKVSHARFVRYFVDGTDPAHPTLMVNRLPGTVSQPVADDIEDLQFKFGIASSVAGTQVDNTVDSLVSDLQRQCIRRVNLSIIARTRIFETGWVGQMPNLGNRTTVASGDHYRRRILDNVAIDIRNIRLN; this comes from the coding sequence GTGAGACCTGACCTCGATACCGCGAAATTCCGGATTCCCCGGGGCATTCCTCGAGGCCGGAAGGGGTCCACCCTCATCGAGGTCATGGCGGCCTTGGCGATCTTCTCTATCGTGCTGACGGCGGCCTTTGCCACGTTCATTTTCCAGAAGCAGTCGTACACGACCCAGACCCGCGTGTCCGAGATGCAGCAGAACCTGCGGGTCTCCGTGGATGCCCTTTTCCGGGACATCCGGATGGGCGGATACGGCGTCGACTCCGACGTAAACGTTCCCCTGTCCGCCGTCGGGGGAGCCGGGACCGCCACGATCGCCTTGAGAGGTTTCCAGGGGGCCGACGGCGGATCGTCGGCGCCCGACGGGATCTACATCCTGTATTCCTACGACATGGACAACACGGTGTCCGCCATGCAACCCACGCTCGCCACCGCTTCGGTCACGGCCGTGAACAGCGGGACGGTCACGGTGAGCGTCACCCCCGGGACGGGGACCCGGTTCGCATCCGGCGACCTTGTCCTCCTCAACAACGGTTCGACGGCCGACCTGTACCAGGTCACCGCGAGCGACAACAACAGCGTGACGTTCGGGAGCTCCCCCGCGATCAACGCGAACGGGCACACCTCGAATGTCTACGACGCCGGCAGCAAGGTTTCCCACGCGCGATTCGTCAGGTACTTCGTCGACGGGACCGATCCGGCGCACCCCACCCTGATGGTCAATCGCCTCCCCGGGACCGTTTCGCAGCCGGTCGCCGACGACATCGAGGACCTCCAGTTCAAATTCGGCATTGCATCCTCGGTCGCCGGCACCCAAGTGGACAACACAGTCGATTCGCTCGTGAGTGATCTGCAAAGACAGTGTATCCGGAGGGTCAATCTTTCGATCATCGCGCGGACCAGGATCTTCGAAACAGGATGGGTCGGGCAGATGCCCAACCTCGGGAACCGGACCACGGTCGCTTCGGGGGACCACTACCGGCGGAGGATTCTCGACAACGTGGCGATCGATATCCGCAACATACGGCTCAACTGA